A single region of the Pseudorhodoplanes sp. genome encodes:
- a CDS encoding DUF2267 domain-containing protein, with amino-acid sequence MSGLESLDHTVQLTHIWINDLDARLEWNNKARSYRLLKAVLHAVRDWLPVNEAANLGAQLPGLLRGAFYEQWHPAGTPVKKRSKDDFLAHVARHFMKDPLEHPNQQVSEVLRLLTDKITPGEIEDVRQSMPEDIRNFWPEPYVEISAARK; translated from the coding sequence ATGAGCGGACTCGAGAGTCTCGACCACACCGTCCAGCTCACTCACATCTGGATCAACGATCTGGACGCGCGGCTGGAATGGAACAACAAGGCTCGCAGCTATCGCCTGCTCAAGGCGGTACTGCATGCGGTGCGCGACTGGCTGCCGGTCAATGAGGCCGCCAATCTAGGAGCGCAACTGCCCGGCCTCCTGCGCGGCGCCTTTTACGAGCAATGGCATCCGGCCGGAACGCCGGTCAAAAAGCGCAGCAAGGACGATTTCCTCGCGCATGTCGCCCGGCATTTCATGAAGGACCCGCTGGAGCACCCGAACCAGCAGGTGTCGGAAGTGCTGCGGCTCCTGACCGACAAGATCACGCCGGGAGAAATCGAGGACGTGCGGCAGTCCATGCCTGAAGACATCCGCAACTTCTGGCCGGAGCCATATGTGGAAATTAGCGCCGCGCGGAAGTGA